The proteins below come from a single Chiloscyllium punctatum isolate Juve2018m chromosome 22, sChiPun1.3, whole genome shotgun sequence genomic window:
- the LOC140493749 gene encoding uncharacterized protein, translating to MGLTERALCLGALRITSNLACSKGAVCIQSVSGQTIVLLLFTDVCVTGFLFLCWFADLQLTNGQEVISLRFLAFLNETYNAVIFLILALIAAETHCASRLQLAVPAGQHHLSGRPSPARGQLTLVNGLYTLLCWIIATSYGAHYYPDAIRPARQCLGERPLDGLGCLRGFYLPDPFLALTGLVVTSSYLLCRRMQAESSEGLRQVPTPARPAEPPISGEAACRPLKVGPTAPTRCSERGYLLPGLVAALMLYPDRPYLGLTSSFISCFERLSLRFFAHVWKLCRRGPEPVLQQSGLYAWIHVLLNTGKPSELSLHRGDGSEVGGYSSV from the exons ATGGGGCTGACAGAGAGGGCTCTGTGCCTCGGGGCACTCAGGATTACCAGCAACCTCGCCTGCTCCAAAGGCGCGGTGTGCATCCAGTCTGTTAGCGGACAGACCATTGTACTGCTCCTGTTCACCGACGTCTGTGTCACAG GCTTCCTCTTCCTCTGCTGGTTCGCAGACCTACAACTGACAAACGGCCAGGAAGTGATCTCGCTCCGCTTCCTTGCCTTCCTCAATGAGACGTACAACGCTGTCATCTTCCTGATCCTGGCTCTGATTGCTGCAGAGACTCACTGCGCCAGCAGGCTCCAGCTGGCGGTGCCCGCGGGCCAGCACCACCTCTCAGGCCGGCCAAGCCCTGCCAGAGGCCAGCTAACCTTGGTGAACGGGCTCTACACCCTGCTCTGCTGGATCATCGCCACTTCGTACGGGGCCCACTATTACCCGGACGCCATCCGGCCTGCCCGCCAATGCCTGGGAGAGCGCCCCCTGGACGGCCTCGGCTGCCTGCGGGGTTTCTACCTGCCAGATCCCTTCCTGGCGCTCACGGGGCTCGTGGTCACGAGCAGCTACCTCCTCTGTCGGAGGATGCAGGCGGAGAGTTCAGAGGGGCTGCGCCAGGTTCCCACACCAGCTCGGCCTGCAGAACCTCCGATCTCAGGAGAGGCAGCATGCCGCCCGCTGAAGGTTGGCCCCACCGCACCAACACGCTGCTCGGAGCGAGGCTACCTTCTCCCCGGGCTGGTTGCCGCACTCATGCTCTACCCGGATCGACCGTACTTGGGACTGACCTCCTCCTTCATCAGCTGCTTTGAACGCCTCAGCCTGCGCTTCTTTGCGCACGTCTGGAAGCTCTGCCGACGCGGGCCAGAACCCGTGCTGCAGCAGTCTGGTCTGTACGCATGGATCCACGTCCTCCTCAACACCGGCAAGCCGTCGGAGCTCTCCCTCCACAGGGGGGATGGGAGTGAGGTGGGAGGGTATTCCAGCGTTTAG